The Bradyrhizobium sp. LLZ17 genomic sequence GATGGAGCTCAAATCCGCCGAAAAGCGGATGCGCGCGGCGATCAAGCTGTTCCTGGCCGGAGCGTTAGGGCCGGCTGACCGTGTCCAGAGCCCTGCCAAAAGCACGCAACGGCGCCGCCCGTCCCGCTGACATTTCCGTGAGCCAGGCGATCTACCCGCCGAGCGCGACGGCCCTCTCGTTGACCGAAACAAAACGATACCGTATGGTTTTGTTCGGTTCGGACCTGTTTTTCACCAGCCCCAAATGGGTTCGGACCGACTTTCAGACGATGATCGTCGTGGCGGGTACAGCCCGTGGCGACAATCGGCGGCCGGCCGCTGCCCGCGGTCGGCCGCGACTTCTTTACGATTGTCCGGCACACTCGCTGGCCGAGGGTTTCGAGCATGACGACAGCACGACGACGCACCTGGCAGTTGACCGCGATCGCCCTGTCGGGGCTGCTCATCGCAGCGCCGGCGCAGGCGATCGGCACGACGGATGGCACTGCCACCGCCCTCCACGGCGAGACGGATGGTGATGCCGCGGCCGACCGCCAGGCCGTCAGCCGCGAGATCGAGCGCTTCCGCAGCTCGTCGATCTCGATCGGCCAGGCGATGGCGATCGCCGAGGCCCGCCATGCCGGCGCCACCACCGCGGACGTCAGCTTCGACGGCGGCTCCGGCGTCCCGGTGTTTCGGGTGAAAACCTTGCACAATGACCGGGTCTGGCGGCACACCATCAACGCCGCAACGGGCGAGCTGATCGGCGGCGAAGCCGCCCTGCCCCTCGCCCAGCTTGACCAGGAGGATCGCAACAATCTCGCAGCGCTCGGCACCATCCGGCATCGTCTGGCGGAAGCGGTCC encodes the following:
- a CDS encoding PepSY domain-containing protein — translated: MTTARRRTWQLTAIALSGLLIAAPAQAIGTTDGTATALHGETDGDAAADRQAVSREIERFRSSSISIGQAMAIAEARHAGATTADVSFDGGSGVPVFRVKTLHNDRVWRHTINAATGELIGGEAALPLAQLDQEDRNNLAALGTIRHRLAEAVRVAEQAASGKAISGGLVRERGRLNFAIVVISGDDLKEVLLEPPGARVK